A portion of the Pseudomonas sp. PSE14 genome contains these proteins:
- the lptF gene encoding LPS export ABC transporter permease LptF, translated as MIVFRYLSREVLITMSAVSAVLLVIIMSGRFIKYLAQAAQGMLDPGSLFMIMGTRLPGFLQLILPLGLFLGILLAYGRLYLDSEMTVLTATGMSQQRLTAYTLAPALLVALIVAWLSLWAAPQGIAQMQLLLNKQDAMTEFDTLAPGRFQSMRDGSRVTYTETLANERTQLGGVFIADKNPPRNGKAGSASVLVANSGEQQIHADGSRYLILKDGYRYDGLPGQADYRAIKYDTYGVLLPKPEVSSEIDDRDAIPTSELIGSDEVRMKSELQWRLSIPLLVFVVTILAVPLSRVNPRQGRFLKLLPAVLLYMAYLALLIAGRGMLDKGKIPLALGLWWIHGLFLAIGLLLLYWEPLRLKLAAARANSGREPKHA; from the coding sequence TTGATTGTCTTCCGTTATCTGTCCCGCGAAGTGCTGATCACCATGAGCGCAGTGAGCGCCGTGCTACTGGTCATCATCATGAGCGGCCGTTTCATCAAGTACCTGGCGCAGGCCGCCCAAGGCATGCTCGATCCGGGCTCGCTGTTCATGATCATGGGTACGCGCCTGCCGGGCTTCCTCCAGCTGATCCTGCCGCTAGGGCTGTTCCTGGGGATCCTGCTGGCTTACGGGCGGCTGTACCTGGACAGCGAGATGACGGTGCTGACCGCTACCGGCATGAGCCAGCAGCGGCTGACGGCCTATACCCTGGCGCCGGCGCTCCTGGTGGCGCTGATCGTGGCCTGGCTGAGCCTGTGGGCGGCACCGCAGGGCATCGCGCAGATGCAGCTGCTGCTGAACAAGCAGGACGCGATGACCGAGTTCGACACCCTGGCGCCGGGACGTTTCCAGTCGATGCGCGACGGCTCGCGGGTGACCTATACCGAGACCCTGGCCAATGAACGCACGCAACTGGGCGGCGTGTTCATTGCCGACAAGAATCCGCCGCGCAATGGCAAGGCGGGCAGCGCCTCGGTGCTGGTGGCGAACAGCGGCGAACAGCAGATCCATGCCGACGGCAGCCGTTACCTGATCCTCAAGGACGGCTATCGCTACGATGGCCTGCCGGGGCAGGCCGATTACCGGGCGATCAAGTACGACACCTATGGCGTCTTGCTGCCCAAGCCGGAAGTCAGCAGCGAGATCGACGACCGCGACGCCATTCCCACCAGCGAGCTGATCGGCAGCGATGAAGTACGCATGAAGTCCGAGCTGCAATGGCGCCTTTCCATTCCGCTGCTGGTCTTCGTGGTCACCATACTGGCGGTGCCGCTCTCGCGGGTGAATCCGCGTCAGGGTCGCTTCCTCAAGCTGCTGCCGGCGGTATTGCTCTACATGGCTTACCTGGCGCTGCTGATCGCCGGTCGGGGCATGCTCGACAAGGGCAAGATCCCGCTCGCCCTGGGCCTGTGGTGGATCCACGGGCTGTTCCTGGCGATCGGGTTGCTGCTTCTGTATTGGGAGCCGCTGAGGCTCAAGCTGGCCGCCGCACGGGCGAATTCTGGGCGGGAGCCGAAGCATGCGTAA
- a CDS encoding leucyl aminopeptidase encodes MEFLVKSVRPETLKTATLVIAVGEGRKLGATAKAVDDVTGGAIGTLLKRGDLAGKVGQTLLLQDLPNIKAERVLLVGAGKERDLSDRAYRKLVSSVLATLKNLGGGDAVLALGDLAVKGRNAHGKARLQVETLADGTYVFDRFKSQKAEAPKLKKITLLVDKADAAAVEQGAKEAQAIANGMALTRDLGNLPPNLCHPTFLGEQAKALAKEHKGLKVEVLDEKKLRELGMGSFLAVAQGSDQPPRLIVLQYNGGKKDEAPHVLVGKGITFDTGGISLKPGLGMDEMKFDMCGAASVFGTFRAVLELQLPINLVGVMACAENMPSGGATRPGDIVTTMSGQTVEILNTDAEGRLVLCDALTYVERFKPQSVVDIATLTGACIVALGSNTSGLMGNNDALIKQLLKAGEVADDRAWQLPLFDEYQEQLDSPFADIANIGGPKAGTITAGCFLSRFAKKYHWAHLDIAGTAWISGGKDKGATGRPVPLLTQYLLDRVK; translated from the coding sequence ATGGAATTCCTTGTAAAAAGCGTACGCCCGGAAACCCTGAAAACCGCCACCCTGGTCATCGCCGTCGGCGAAGGCCGCAAGCTTGGCGCCACCGCAAAGGCCGTTGACGACGTCACCGGCGGCGCCATCGGCACCCTGCTCAAGCGTGGCGATCTGGCGGGCAAGGTCGGGCAAACGCTACTCCTGCAGGATTTACCCAATATTAAGGCCGAGCGCGTGCTGCTGGTCGGCGCCGGCAAGGAACGCGACCTCTCCGACCGCGCCTACCGCAAACTGGTTTCCTCGGTCCTCGCCACCCTGAAGAACCTGGGCGGCGGCGACGCCGTGCTGGCCCTGGGCGATCTCGCTGTGAAAGGCCGCAACGCCCACGGCAAGGCCCGCCTGCAGGTGGAGACCCTGGCCGACGGCACCTACGTCTTCGACCGATTCAAGAGCCAGAAAGCCGAAGCGCCGAAGCTGAAGAAGATCACCCTGCTGGTCGACAAGGCCGATGCCGCCGCCGTCGAGCAGGGCGCCAAGGAAGCCCAGGCCATCGCCAACGGCATGGCCCTGACCCGCGACCTGGGCAACCTGCCGCCGAACCTCTGCCACCCGACCTTCCTCGGCGAGCAGGCCAAGGCACTGGCCAAGGAGCACAAGGGCCTGAAGGTCGAAGTGCTGGACGAGAAGAAACTGCGCGAGCTGGGCATGGGCTCCTTCCTCGCCGTCGCCCAGGGCAGCGACCAGCCGCCGCGCCTGATCGTCCTGCAGTACAACGGTGGCAAGAAGGACGAAGCTCCCCACGTCCTGGTCGGCAAGGGCATCACCTTCGATACTGGCGGCATCAGCCTCAAGCCCGGCCTGGGCATGGACGAGATGAAGTTCGACATGTGCGGCGCCGCTTCCGTGTTCGGTACCTTCCGCGCCGTGCTGGAGCTGCAGCTGCCGATCAACCTGGTGGGCGTGATGGCCTGCGCCGAGAACATGCCCAGCGGCGGCGCTACCCGTCCGGGCGACATCGTCACCACCATGAGCGGCCAGACCGTCGAAATCCTCAACACCGACGCCGAAGGCCGCCTGGTGCTGTGCGACGCGCTGACCTACGTCGAACGCTTCAAGCCCCAGTCGGTGGTGGACATCGCCACCCTCACCGGCGCCTGCATCGTCGCCCTGGGCTCCAACACCTCGGGCCTGATGGGCAACAACGACGCGCTGATCAAGCAGTTGCTGAAAGCCGGTGAAGTCGCCGACGACCGCGCCTGGCAGCTGCCGCTGTTCGACGAATACCAGGAGCAACTGGACAGCCCCTTCGCCGACATCGCCAACATCGGCGGGCCGAAGGCCGGCACCATCACCGCCGGCTGCTTCCTGTCGCGCTTTGCGAAGAAGTACCACTGGGCGCACCTGGACATCGCCGGCACCGCCTGGATCAGCGGCGGCAAGGACAAGGGCGCCACTGGCCGCCCGGTTCCGCTGCTGACCCAGTACCTGCTGGACCGCGTTAAGTAA
- a CDS encoding DNA polymerase III subunit chi produces MTRVDFYVIPSADPDARLTIACRLAEKAWRQGMRIFVLCADEAQREALDARLWNFRGETFIPHNAVEEDADSPVVLALGEPPESHRDLLINLTLAIPPFVDHFNRVAELVIEEPAIRQAARENFRRYREQGYPLQDHRLPRP; encoded by the coding sequence ATGACCCGGGTGGACTTCTACGTCATCCCCAGCGCCGATCCCGACGCACGCCTGACCATCGCCTGCCGCCTGGCCGAAAAGGCCTGGCGGCAAGGCATGCGCATCTTCGTGCTGTGTGCCGACGAGGCCCAGCGCGAAGCGCTGGATGCACGCTTGTGGAACTTCCGGGGCGAAACCTTCATCCCACACAACGCGGTGGAAGAAGACGCCGACTCGCCGGTGGTGCTCGCCCTGGGTGAGCCGCCGGAGAGCCACCGGGACCTGCTGATCAACCTGACCTTGGCCATTCCCCCCTTCGTCGACCATTTCAACCGGGTCGCCGAACTGGTGATCGAAGAACCGGCGATTCGTCAGGCCGCGCGGGAGAATTTCCGCCGCTACCGCGAGCAGGGCTATCCTTTGCAGGACCATCGCCTGCCGCGCCCTTGA
- a CDS encoding DNA polymerase III subunit chi: MDSRKPPHDPDHLLEDLKSIQELLDEPGAEPPLLTESFEPDNIPLLSDVIAPAPRTPEPPAAEPAEPAEPAEPKVSPQASELNRLDLELRAAAQLILQDVIDDFAPQIEAELQRRLEARMQRLLAQRKS, encoded by the coding sequence ATGGACAGCCGTAAGCCCCCGCACGACCCCGATCACCTGCTGGAAGACCTGAAATCGATCCAGGAACTGCTGGACGAGCCAGGTGCCGAACCGCCGCTGCTCACCGAATCCTTCGAGCCGGACAACATCCCACTGCTGTCCGACGTCATCGCTCCGGCGCCACGTACGCCGGAGCCGCCCGCTGCCGAGCCTGCCGAGCCTGCCGAGCCTGCCGAGCCGAAAGTCTCGCCCCAGGCCAGCGAACTCAATCGCCTGGACCTGGAGCTGCGCGCCGCCGCCCAGTTGATCCTGCAGGACGTGATCGACGACTTCGCGCCGCAGATCGAAGCCGAGCTGCAGCGCCGTCTGG